From Erigeron canadensis isolate Cc75 chromosome 8, C_canadensis_v1, whole genome shotgun sequence, one genomic window encodes:
- the LOC122579667 gene encoding protein ZW2-like, producing the protein MTTTTNTSTTQETFTAFYDGWLNRHNTLQQQLTTIIRQSNNNINVEHNEQLHKLIQQVSTHYQQYFDQKSLAIEEDIFLVCSPPWFTPFEQALFWVTEYPPSLVFRCLNDLNLTTDQAQKVETVRAETARKELEIGEAMAMVQESLAAAPLYGLVNRAERLVDGEIGELDDAMEEVKEAMRVVLVAADGLRGKAVGEVLSVLEVAQKVKFFAAIGEFRIRARRVGLGMGGG; encoded by the coding sequence atgacaaccaccaccaacactaGTACTACTCAAGAAACATTCACGGCATTTTACGACGGTTGGTTGAACCGCCATAACACCCTTCAACAACAACTAACAACCATCATCCGACAATCCAACAACAACATTAATGTCGAACACAACGAGCAACTTCACAAATTAATCCAACAAGTATCTACTCATTACCAACAATATTTTGACCAAAAATCATTAGCAATTGAAGAAGACATATTTTTAGTATGTTCTCCACCATGGTTCACTCCATTTGAACAAGCTCTGTTTTGGGTAACAGAGTATCCACCTTCACTTGTTTTTAGGTGTCTTAATGACCTAAACTTGACAACAGACCAAGCCCAAAAAGTCGAAACGGTTCGGGCCGAAACCGCGAGAAAGGAATTGGAGATAGGCGAGGCTATGGCAATGGTTCAAGAAAGTTTAGCCGCGGCTCCATTGTACGGGTTGGTGAACCGGGCTGAAAGATTGGTGGATGGAGAGATTGGTGAATTGGATGATGCGATGGAGGAAGTAAAGGAGGCGATGCGGGTGGTTTTGGTGGCGGCGGATGGGTTGCGGGGGAAGGCGGTGGGGGAGGTGTTGTCGGTTTTGGAGGTGGCCCAAAAGGTTAAGTTTTTTGCTGCAATTGGGGAGTTTCGTATTAGGGCTAGACGGGTCGGGTTGGGAATGGGTGGTGGATAg